The following are from one region of the Corylus avellana chromosome ca1, CavTom2PMs-1.0 genome:
- the LOC132166508 gene encoding putative transferase At4g12130, mitochondrial produces MELLLSCLGEAIPLEYNLAGLNAISFDKGCYVGQELVARTHHRGVIRKRLLPLRFLNDRGEEMEQNVSPGSEVKDTASHKKIGAVTTALGCRGLGLLRLEDAFKGSGTLSIQGQENVKVEAIRPDWWPAEWFLEHQRQHTAVA; encoded by the exons AtggaattattattatcatgTCTAGGTGAGGCGATTCCGCTTGAATACAATCTTGCGGGTCTGAATGCAATAAGCTTTGACAAAGGGTGCTATGTTGGGCAAGAGCTTGTAGCTCGTACGCATCACCGGGGTGTGATCCGCAAGCGTTTGCTTCCTTTAAGGTTTCTCAATGATAGAGGAGAAG AAATGGAGCAAAATGTCAGTCCTGGCTCAGAGGTGAAGGACACAGCCTCCCACAAGAAGATCGGTGCCGTGACGACTGCACTTGGGTGTCGAGGGCTTGGTCTTCTGCGGTTGGAGGATGCCTTCAAAGGATCAGGTACATTGAGCATACAAGGACAGGAGAATGTGAAGGTGGAGGCTATTAGACCAGATTGGTGGCCTGCCGAATGGTTCCTAGAGCATCAACGGCAGCATACTGCAGTTGCTTAG
- the LOC132168183 gene encoding protein MAINTENANCE OF PSII UNDER HIGH LIGHT 1 produces MAACASQAVIAAANTCNFPTQRFFSNRYQCVSKVRTSSVFTIKASTEETECNVEECAPDKEVGKVSMDWLAGEKTKVVGTFPPRKPGWTGYVEKDTAGQTNIYSVEPAVYVAESAISSGTAGSSSDGAENTAAIAAGLALIFVAGASSVLLQVSKNPPQVQTAEYSGPSLSYYVNKFKPQEIIEALVPNETESPSSVPTDSSAAEVPQIQVKSQIQLQAPTPGVESIF; encoded by the exons atGGCTGCCTGTGCATCACAAGCAGTGATAGCTGCAGCCAACACCTGCAATTTCCCAACGCAAAGGTTCTTCAGCAACAGGTATCAGTGTGTGAGTAAAGTACGAACTTCCAGCGTCTTCACTATCAAGGCTTCAACTGAAGAGACTGAGTGCAATGTTGAAGAGTGTGCTCCTGATAAGGAG GTTGGGAAGGTCAGCATGGACTGGTTAGCTGGGGAGAAGACCAAAGTGGTTGGAACATTTCCGCCTCGCAAGCCGGGTTGGACAGGCTATGTTGAGAAAGACACAGCTGGGCAAACAAACATATATTCAGTTGAG CCTGCAGTTTACGTGGCGGAAAGTGCGATAAGCTCTGGAACTGCGGGTTCTTCTTCAGATGGAGCTGAGAACACAGCAGCAATCGCCGCAGGCCTTGCCCTAATCTTTGTTGCTGGAGCTTCATCAGTACTCCTCCAAGTTTCTAAAAATCCACCTCAAGTGCAGACCGCAGAATATTCTGGCCCATCCCTTAGTTACTATGTCAACAAGTTTAAACCACAAGAAATTATTGAAGCCTTGGTGCCAAACGAAACTGAATCACCCTCGTCTGTTCCGACAGATAGCTCTGCTGCTGAGGTACCCCAGATTCAGGTCAAATCCCAAATTCAACTGCAGGCCCCCACTCCAGGTGTTGAAAGTATCTTTTAG
- the LOC132166517 gene encoding putative transferase At4g12130, mitochondrial gives MHRVRASLRFPKPTAHNFISRRFSHRETAGPVASLLKSRSVVRFRGPDTVKFLQGLLTNDVRRFGEPMGERTSTLPTPNLSAVSVPPMYAALLTPQGRFLYDLFLYRPPRPEAKLDRTGSGPGPDPDESLELFADVDATVLDELLETFKKYRVRSKVEIENVAKDFSCWQHYGKNLSEKSSSAEEPEAASVGWGAGVDLTARSASRGVDLGWQWFMDPRLDSLGFRGIFPSDITPPLVEADKETDEQNYLLWRLQKGVAEGSTEIPKGEAIPLEYNLAGLNAISFDKGCYVGQELVARTHHRGVIRKRLLPLRFLNDRGEEMEQNVSPGSEVKDTASHKKIGAVTTALGCRGLGLLRLEDAFKGSGTLSIQGQENVKVEAIRPDWWPAEWFLEHQRQHTAVA, from the exons ATGCACCGGGTCAGAGCCTCCCTTAGGTTCCCCAAGCCCACTGCGCACAACTTTATCTCACGCCGATTCTCTCACCGCGAAACCGCTGGGCCCGTGGCCTCTCTCCTCAAGTCCCGGTCCGTGGTCCGGTTTCGAGGTCCGGACACAGTGAAGTTCCTTCAGGGCCTGCTGACCAACGATGTACGGAGGTTCGGTGAACCAATGGGTGAGAGAACCTCGACCTTGCCCACACCCAATTTGTCCGCCGTGTCCGTTCCTCCTATGTACGCCGCGCTCTTGACCCCCCAGGGAAGGTTCCTGTACGACCTATTCTTGTACAGGCCGCCGAGGCCCGAAGCCAAGCTCGATAGGACGGGTTCAGGGCCCGGGCCCGACCCGGACGAGTCGTTGGAGCTCTTTGCGGATGTGGATGCTACTGTACTAGATGAGCTCTTGGAGACCTTCAAGAA ATACAGGGTGAGGTCTAAGGTTGAGATTGAGAATGTGGCAAAAGATTTCTCTTGCTGGCAGCACTATGGTAAGAACCTGTCTGAAAAGTCCTCATCTGCAGAAGAACCAGAGGCTGCTAGTGTTGGCTGGGGTGCTGGTGTTGATCTCACTGCCAGGTCAGCTTCACGTGGAGTTGATCTTGGATGGCAATGGTTCATGGATCCCAGATTAGATTCTCTAGGTTTCAGGGGGATCTTCCCATCAGATATAACAC CACCTTTGGTTGAGGCTGACAAAGAAACAGATGAACAGAATTACCTGCTCTGGAGATTACAAAAGGGTGTTGCAGAAGGGTCGACTGAGATTCCAAAAG GTGAGGCGATTCCGCTTGAATACAATCTTGCGGGTCTGAATGCAATAAGCTTTGACAAAGGGTGCTATGTTGGGCAAGAGCTTGTAGCTCGTACGCATCACCGGGGTGTGATCCGCAAGCGTTTGCTTCCTTTAAGGTTTCTCAATGATAGAGGAGAAG AAATGGAGCAAAATGTCAGTCCTGGCTCAGAGGTGAAGGACACAGCCTCCCACAAGAAGATCGGTGCCGTGACGACTGCACTTGGGTGTCGAGGGCTTGGTCTTCTGCGGTTGGAGGATGCCTTCAAAGGATCAGGTACATTGAGCATACAAGGACAGGAGAATGTGAAGGTGGAGGCTATTAGACCAGATTGGTGGCCTGCCGAATGGTTCCTAGAGCATCAACGGCAGCATACTGCAGTTGCTTAG
- the LOC132167250 gene encoding putative RING-H2 finger protein ATL69 has translation MSTANPPVSTTGVGLGYGIAIAVSILVLISTIMFASYACVRVKANSRSDRGSSDGGNNDNGVEMSNRGSTLGMSVEAVVVVMGLDGPIIESYPKMVLGESRRLPKPNNGPCSICLSDYRPKDSIRCIPDCHHCFHADCIDEWLRMSATCPLCRNSPAPSTNPTPIATPLSELVPLAFHARKPTGSGIQIEKKNICGVAVDCG, from the exons ATGTCTACTGCCAATCCACCGGTGTCGACCACCGGTGTCGGCCTCGGTTACGGCATCGCGATTGCCGTTAGCATCCTCGTACTCATCTCCACTATCATGTTTGCGTCTTATGCTTGCGTTAGAGTTAAAGCTAACAGTCGTAGCGATAGGGGTAGTAGTGATGGTGGTAACAATGATAACGGGGTTGAGATGTCAAATCGAGGGTCTACCTTAGGGATGTCGGTAGAGGCcgtggtggtggtgatgggcCTTGATGGGCCCATTATAGAATCTTACCCGAAGATGGTGCTCGGTGAGAGTCGAAGACTACCAAAGCCTAACAACGGCCCATGCTCCATTTGCTTGTCCGACTATCGGCCCAAGGATAGCATACGGTGCATTCCAGATTGCCATCACTGCTTCCATGCAGATTGCATTGATGAATGGCTTCGGATGAGCGCCACGTGTCCTTTGTGTAGGAATTCTCCTGCTCCCTCGACGAATCCTACGCCTATTGCAACTCCCTTGTCAGAGTTGGTCCCGTTGGCCTTTCACGCCAG GAAACCTACTGGTAGTGGCATtcaaatagaaaagaaaaatatttgtggGGTGGCCGTAGATTGCGGTTGA